In Streptomyces sp. P9-A4, the genomic window GCCCCGGCCTCGGCGACCGCCGCCGCACCCCCTTCGGCCGAGGACCCCCCGGCCGAAGGAACCCCCGAAGGCCGGTCCCCCTGCCGCACCTCGGGCATGGGTTCGGGGCCGCCGCAACCGGTGAGGCTCCCGGCCGCGACCAAAGCGGCCAGGGCCGGGAAGACGACCCGGAGCGTGCGTGGGCCTCTTGGTGTTCTCTCTGCCATACGGCCATGATCTCGAACGCGATCGAGCGGGCCGCCACCAGTCCCTCGACACGGTCACCGGACCGAGCGACGCGGCTCTACGGAGCGGGCGCACGGCCCGGTCGGCGGTGTCGACCGCTCGACGGTCGCGGTCCTACGCGGTGCCACGGCCCGAACGGGCGGAGCCGGGATGTGCGCCGGAGAATGTGAAGCGGGCCGAGGGGGAGATCCACCACCCGCGAGGAGGCAGGACATGTCCCGGAGCTTCAGGAGGATCGGTGTGCTCGGCGTCTGCACGGCCGCGGCCGTGGCGTTCGGCGCCGTCGCGCCCGTCGCCGCCGACAACGGCAGTGGGTTCGAGTTCACGCTCTACGCCAAGGAGGTCCCCGCCCCGGGCGGGGCGTCGAGCGGGCCGCCGTCCAAGGTCGGAGAGACCTTCACCTTCGCCGACGACCTCTCCAAGACCAAGGGCGGCGAGAACGTGGGCCGCGACGGGGTGTTCTGCGCCGTGGTCCGCGTGTCCGGGAAGACGGTGGAGACGAACTGCGTCGGCACCTTCGAGCTGGACGGCGGACCGGGCGGGCAGCTGACCGGCCAGGCGCTGACGACCTTCGACACCTCGGCGGGCGTGCCGGCCGCCTTCGACCTGGCCGTCACGGGCGGCACCGGCGACTTCAAGAACGCCCGCGGCTACATCCGTTCGACCCCCGACGGGGACTACCAGCGGATGGACTTCCACATCAACGCGCGGTAGCGCACGGCAGGGCTGGGACAGCTTGCCGCCGTAGTCCGGGAGCTTGAAGGCGCGCTCGGCGTGGCCGCCGACCAGGTCGCGCACGTCCGCGATGGCCGGGGTCGGCAGCTCCGAGTTCCTGAGCGAAGATCGTCGCGAGCGCGGCGCGGGGACCCGTGGGACCGGTCCGGGAAACGGCGAAGCCCTCGCTCCCCGGCGGGGGAACGAGGGCTTCGCCGCAGTCCTGAGCGATCAGCCGAGACCCGGGCCGCGCACCGGGATGTGCGTGAACGTCGGCTCCGGCGCCGGGTTCTGGAAGAAGTCGTTGCCCTTGTCGTCCACGACGATGAACGCCGGGAAGTCCTCGACCTCGATCTTCCAGACCGCCTCCATGCCGAGCTCCTCGTACTCGACGACCTCGACCTTCTTGATGCAGTCCTGCGCGAGCCGCGCCGCCGGGCCGCCGATCGAGCCGAGGTAGAAACCGCCGTGCGCGTCGCACGCGTCCGTGACCTGCTTGCTCCGGTTGCCCTTGGCCAGCATGACCTTCGAGCCGCCGGCCGCCTGGAACTGCTCCACGTACGAGTCCATCCGGCCGGCCGTCGTCGGGCCGAAGGAACCGGAGGCGTACCCCTCGGGGGTCTTCGCCGGGCCCGCGTAGTAGACCGGGTGGTCCTTCAGGTACTGCGGCATCTCCTCGCCCGCGTCCAGGCGCTCCTTGATCTTGGCGTGCGCGATGTCGCGCGCCACGACCAGCGGGCCGTTGAGGGACAGCCGGGTCTTGACCGGGTACTTGGTCAGCTCGGCGAGGATGTCGTCCATCGGCTGGTTCAGGTCGATCTTCACGACGTCCGAGGCCTCGTCGAGGTGGGAGTCCTCGGTCTCCGGCAGGAAGCGCGCCGGGTCCGTCTCCAGCTGCTCCAGGAAGACGCCCTCGGCGGTGATCTTCGCGACGGCCTGGCGGTCGGCCGAGCAGGACACGGCGATGGCGACGGGCAGCGAGGCGCCGTGGCGGGGGAGGCGCACGACGCGGACGTCGTGGCAGAAGTACTTGCCGCCGAACTGCGCGCCGATGCCGATCTTCTGCGTCAGCTCGAAGACCTTCTCCTCCAGCTCCTTGTCGCGGAAGCCGTGGCCGGTCTCGGCCGAGCCCTCGGAGGGCAGCTCGTCCAGGTAGTGCGCGGAGGCGTACTTCGCGGTCTTGAGCGCGAACTCGGCGCTCGTGCCGCCGACGACGATCGCCAGGTGGTACGGCGGGCAGGCCGCCGTGCCGAGCGAACGGATCTTCTCCTCCAGGAACTTCATCATGGAGGCCTCGTTGAGGACCGCCTTGGTCTCCTGGTAGAGGAAGGACTTGTTGGCGGAGCCGCCGCCCTTGGCCATGAAGAGGAACTTGTACGCGCCGCCGTCCGTCGCGTACAGCTCGATCTGCGCGGGCAGGTTCGAGCCGGTGTTCTTCTCCTCCCACATGGTGACCGGGGCCATCTGCGAGTAGCGGAGGTTCAGCTTCGTGTACGCGTCGTAGATGCCCTTGGACAGGGCCTCCTCGTCGCGGCCGGGGGTCAGCACGTTCTGGCCGCGCTTGCCCATGACGATCGCGGTGCCCGTGTCCTGGCACATGGGCAGGACGCCGGCGGCGGCGATGTTCGCGTTCTTGAGGAGGTCGAGCGCGACGAACTTGTCGTTCGAGGAGGCCTCGGGGTCGTCGATGATCCGGCGCAGCTGGGCCAGGTGCGCCGGGCGCAGGAAGTGCTGGATGTCGTGGATCGCCTCGGCGGCGAGCGTGCGCAGCGCCTCCGGCTCGACCTTGAGGAACGTACGGCCGTCGGCCTCGAAGGTGGAGACACCTTCGGAGGTCACCAGGCGGTAGGGCGTGGTGTCCTCTCCCAGGGGGAGCAGATCGGAGTACGCAAACTCTGGCATGGGGGCCATTCCTCACTCGGCAAGACGGCGCACCGCCTCCGTTGGCAGTGCGCCTTCCAGCGTAGAGCGACGGCGGGGGACCGGTCCTGTGAGGTAAGGCTCACTTGGCGGCCGGGGACGCCGCCGGGCCGGCCGCCGCGACCGCCGTCGGCCATTTGTCCACAGGCCACGGCCCGCCCCCTGGTCGCGATCTATCGCGTTTCGCTAGGCTGCATCCGTGGACCTCGAAAAGAAGCCCGAACCCGAACAGCAGCCGCAGCCGCAGCGGCAGGCGTCGCCCGCCGAATCCGCTCCGGCCGAGACCGACTTCGCCGATCCGCAGGGCTCGCTGCGCGCCTCGGACGCGGACCGGGACCGGATCGCGGACATCCTCAGGGACGCCCTGGCCGAGGGGCGGCTCGACGCCGAGGAGCATTCGGACCGGATCGACGCGGTGTACCGGGCGAAGACCGTCGGGGAGCTGGAGCCGATCGTCCGCGATCTGCCGGGCGCGCGGACCCACCAGGAGTCCGCGCCGGCGTACGCGTACGGGCCGGACGACGCCGAGGGCCCGGCCGACAACCTGGTCGCGATCTTCTCCAGCACCACCCGCAAGGGCCGCTGGCGGGTGAGCCGCCGGACGAACGCCTTCGCGCTCTTCGGGAACGTCGAGATCGACCTGACCGAGGCGATCTTCGCCCAGCGCCTCACCACCATCAACGCGACGTCGATCTTCGGCAACGTGGAGGTGCGCGTCCCGGAGAACATCAGCCTGCGCGGCAGCGGCAGCGGGATCTTCGGCAACTTCGAGGTCGTGACCCTGGAGGGCGTCGACCCGCAGGCCCCGGTCGTCGTCATCAACGGCTACTCGGTCTTCGGGAACGTCGAGGCGAGACCCAAGCGCGGGAAGTGGATCACCGACCTCCAGGACAGGCTGCGCAAGCATCTCGGCCACTGACCCCCGGAGTACGGCCCCGGGGATGACCGGAATTCGTCCTCGGGTCTCCGCAGTGCGGAACGACGGCGCACGCAGTGCATAGGCGCGCGCACAGCGGGTAGGGCTGGTGCATCGCCGCTCGCTCGCGAAGCCGTCGTCAGGAGTAGACCGTGCTGCAACCGCCGCATCAGCCCCTCCAGGTCGCCGCCGTACCCCCTCAGCGCGCCCCTGCCCGGGAGGACGAGGCCGGTCCATGGCACGCGGAGGCGGTGTGCCGCCGGGACGAGGCCGGGCTCTTCTTCGCCCCGTCCAAGGAGCCGACCGCCGCGCGGCTGGCGCGTGAGGCGGCGGCCAAGAGGGTCTGCGGACGCTGCCCCGTGATGGTCGAGTGCCGCGAGCACGCTCTGATCCAGCCCGAGCCGTACGGAGTGTGGGGCGGCCTCACGGCCGCGGAGCGCCGCGTCGCGCTCGCCCGGCGCCGCCGGCGCGAGGTGGAGCTGAGAAAGGCCGCGGCGACGGAGCGGATCGCCCAGGCGGGCTGACGGAGCCCGGGCCGGGAGCACTTCACCGGGCTGTACGAGGGTCCGCGTCGGTCCGTACGGGAAGGGGCGCCCCCACCGCACATGGGGGCGCCCCTCTTCGTACCGTCGCGTGGGTCGGTCCGACCCGGCGGGCTACTTCGCCCGGTCGAAGTCGATCTTGCTGTACGCGCGCAGCTTCGAGAGCCGGTGCGTGGAGTCGATCTGGCGGATCGTGCCGGACTTCGAGCGCATGACGAGGGACTGCGTGGTCGCGGTCTCGGCGCGGTAGCGCACGCCGCGCAGCAGCTCGCCGTCGGTGATGCCGGTGGCGACGAAGAAGACGTTGTCCCCGCCGACCAGGTCGTTCGTGGAGAGCACGCGGTCCAGGTCGTGACCCGCGTCGATGGCCTTCTGGCGCTCCGCCTCGTCCTTCGGCCACAGCTTGCCCTGGATCACACCGCCGAGGCACTTGATGGCGCAGGCGGAGATGATGCCCTCGGGGGTGCCGCCGACGCCCATGAGCATGTCGACGCCGGTGCCCTCGCGGACGGCCATGATCGAACCGGCGACGTCGCCGTCCGAGATGAACTTGATCCGGGCGCCGGTCTCGCGGATCTCCTTGACGATGCCCTCGTGACGCGGGCGGTCCAGGATGACGACCGTGATGTCCTCGGGCGAGGAGTTCTTCGCCTTGGCGACCCGGCGGATGTTGACCGAGACGGGGGCGTTGATGTCGACGAAGTCGGCGGCCTCGGGGCCGGTGACCAGCTTGTCCATGTAGAAGACCGCGGACGGGTCGAACATGGTGCCGCGGTCGGCGGCGGCCAGCACGGCGATCGCGTTCGGCATGCCCTTGGCGTTGAGCGTGGTGCCGTCGATCGGGTCGACGGCGATGTCGACCTCGGCGCCGGTGCCGTCGCCGACCCGCTCGCCGTTGAAGAGCATGGGCGCTTCGTCCTTCTCCCCCTCGCCGATGACGACGACGCCGTTCATCGAGACGGTGGAGATCAGGGTCCGCATGGCGTTGACCGCCGCGCCGTCCGCGCCGATCTTGTCGCCGCGGCCGACCCAGCGGCCGGCGGCCATGGCGGCGGCCTCGGTGACGCGGACCAGTTCGAGGGCGAGGTTGCGGTCGGGAGCTTCGGGAGAAACCACGAGCTCGGGCGGCAGATTCTGCTGCTCGGTCATCGGAACGCACCTTTCTGTACGGCGACGGCCGGTTAAGGGAGGGTGCTGCGACTCTATCGGTACGTCGACAAAATGAGCAGAGGGGCCCACGTATGAGCACGGACCCTTGATGCGACCATGGTGCGCGTGGCAGGTATGCGAGGCAGGCAGACGGTACGCGGGATGTTCCAGTCCCTCGGGGTGATCTTGGTCGCCGCGGGAGTGATGTATCTCTTCATTCCGCACGATGAGAGCGCCGAACCGGTCAAGGCGAAGGACTACCGGGTCGAGCTCCTGACGGCTCAGCGGGCGGCACCGTATCCGGTGCTGGCCCCCGAGGGCCTGGGCGACGGGTGGAAGGCGACGGTCGTCTCGTACAAGCGCGAGAAGGCCAACGCCTGGCAGCTCGGTTTCCTCTCCCCGGACACCCAGTACGTCGCGATCCACCAGTCGACGGCGGCGCCGGGGACCTTCGTGCCCGAGGTCACCCAGCGGGCGAAGAACACCGGGAAGACCGAGACGGTGGCCGGCCAGGTCTGGCAGCGCTGGGAGGGCCCGAAGTACGACGCGCTCGTCCGTACGGAGGACGGGGCGACGACGGTGGTCACCGGAACGGCGTCGTTCGAGCGGCTCGCGGAGATGGCGGGCTCGCTCAGGTCGAAGCAGGCGTGAGCCGGAGCCGGTAACGGCATCGGAGATGTACGGGGAAGGCCCCGCACTCGGAGGAGTGCGGGGCCTTTCCCGTGCCGTGGGGCATGCCGTGGGGCGTGCCGTGGGGCGTGCCGCGGGGCGTGCCGCGGGGCTCAGACGGTGGTGACGACCTCGTCGTAGGACAGGCGCGGGGAACGCGGGAACCAGGCGTCCTCGCCCGGCTTGCCGATGTTGACGACCATCAGCGGGGTGTGGTCGTCGTCCAGGAACTCCTTCTGGAGACCGGCGAAGTCCAGGCCGGTCATCGGGCCCGCGGCCAGGCCGGCGGCGCGGATGCCCACGATGAAGTACGCGGCCTGGAGGGCGGCGTTCAGGACGGCGGACCGCTCGCGGACCGGACGCTCCGAGAAGAACATGTCCTTGGCCTGCGGGAAGTGCGGGAGGAGGGCCGGGATCTCCTCGTGGAACTCGTTGTCGGCGGAGAGGATCGCGACGAGCGGGGCCGTGGCGGTCTTGGGCTGGTTGCCCTCGGCCATGTGCTTGACCAGGCGCTCGCGGGCCTCGGGGGAGCGGACCAGCGTGATGCGCAGCGGGTTCTGGTTGAAGGCGGTGGGGCCGAACTTGACCAGGTCGTAGATCGCCTGGACCTGCTCGTCGGTCACCGGCTCGTCGGTGAACGTGTTGGCGGTGCGGGCCTCACGGAAGAGGAGATCCTGGGCGGCGGGGTCAAGGGCGAGAGACATGCTGCGTACCTTCCGGACTGCACAAGGGGGCCGCTCGAAGGCGGTTCGAGCGATGTCCTCGACAGTACGCGCATGATTGGTGAAACTTCAACTAATCCATCCGGATAGTGATCCGCTTCACTCGGAGTCTATGCCGAAGGGGCGTGCGAGGCCAGGGTGGGGGTGGGCGGTGGTCCGGCCGGGTCGGTCGGTGGTCCGCTTCGGTCGGTCGGCGGTCCGCCTCGGCCGGTCGGCGGCTTGCTGGCCCGGTCCGGTCGGTGGCCTGCCCTGGTCTGGCCGCCTGTCTGCACGCCTGGTCGGGGGGTCGGGTCCCCCCGGTCGGTCCCGGTCCCGCCCCGGTCCGCCCCTGCCCCGGTCCGGTCGGCCCCCGGCTCGCGGGATTCGTCGGCCGTTCCCCGGGTGCGGGGCTATTCGGCCTCCTCGGTGGCGCGCTCCGCCGCGAGCGAGGCGTCCAGCCGGGCCCGCGCGCCTTCCAGACGGCGGCGGCAGACCTTCGCCAGCTCCTCCCCGCGCTCCCAGAGCGCGAGGGACTCCTCCAGGGACGTTCCGCCCGCTTCGAGCCGCCGTACGACCTCGATCAGCTCGTCCCGCGCCTGCTCGTACCCGAGCGCCGCCTCGTCCGCGGCGGTGGCCGTTGCCGTGCCCGCGCCCGATTCCGTACCGGTACCCGCGTCCGCGTCCGTTCCCGCTGCCATGTGTCGCTCCATCCTCCGTGTCCGGTTCTCTCTCGATGCCTGCTACCGCGGCCGGTACCGGCCGCTCTCCGTCAGTCGGCCAAGCGCCGGACCGCGAACTCGCCCTCCGCGACCCTGGCCCGCAGCTCCTCGCCCTCCGCGACCTCCTCCGGGGCGCGGACCACCGTCCCGTCCACCCGCTGGAGCACCGCGTACCCCCGCTCCATCGTCGCCGCGGGCGACAGCGCGCGGACCCGCGCCCGCGTGTGCGACAGCTCGGAGTCCGCCCGGTCGAGCAGATGCCCGAGGACGCGCCGGCTGCGGGCGAGGAGTGCGGCCACCTCGTCCTCGCGGACCTCCACCATGCGCTGCGGATGCTCCATGACCGGCCGCGCGAGCGCGTGCGCGAGTCCGCGCTCCTCCCGGTCGAGGAGACCCCGTACGGTCCGCAGGGCGCGGTCCCGCAGCCCACGGACCCGGTCCAGCTCCTCGCCGACGTCCGGGACGACCTTCTTGGCGGCGTCCGTCGGGGTCGAGGCGCGCAGATCGGCCACCAGGTCGAGCAGCGGCGAATCGGGTTCGTGCCCGATGGCCGAGACCACCGGCGTACGGCAGTCGGCGACGGCGCGGACGAGCTGCTCGTCCGAGAACGGCAGCAGGTCCTCGACGCTGCCGCCGCCCCGGGCGACGATGATCACGTCCACGTCCTGGTGGGCGTCGAGCTCCTTGACCGCCTGGACGACCTGCGGAACCGCCTTCACGCCCTGCACCGCCACGTTCCGCACCTCGAAGGCGACGGCGGGCCAGCGGCGCCGCGCGTTCTCCAGGACGTCCCGCTCGGCGGCCGAGGCACGGCCGCAGACGAGCCCGATCCGGTGCGGCAGGAAGGGGAGCGGCTTCTTCCGGTCGAGGGCGAAGAGCCCCTCGGCGGCGAGGCTCCGCTTCAGCTGTTCGAGCCGGGCGAGCAGCTCGCCGATGCCGACCGGCTTGATCTCCACGGCCCGCAGCGACAGCTGCCCGCGCGGCGCGTACCACTCGGGCTTGGCGCGCACGACGACCCGGGCGCCCTCCGACACGACGTCCGCGACGGCGTCGAAGACCTGGCGGTAGCAGGTGACGCCGATGGAGATGTCGTGCGAGGGATCGCGCAGCGTCAGGAAGACGACCCCGGCGCCGGGGCGGCGCGAGAGCTGGGTGATCTGCCCCTCGACCCAGATCGCCCCGAGCCGGTCGATCCACCCTCCGATCAGCCGGGAGACCTCACCGACGGGAAGCGGTGCTTCGGCGGACGTAGTCAGAGCCATGGACCGAGCGTAACGGCGCGGTACGACAACGTCAGGGGCGCGCGGCGGGACGGGCGCATGAGGTCGGGGCGGGGGCGTACGGCCCAGGGTGCGTCCGTCCCGGCGGGGGCGTACGGCTCACGGGTGGATCCGTCCCGGCGGGCTCGTACGGCCACGGCGGGTGGATCCGTCCCGGCGGGCTCGTACGGCCACGGCGGGCTCGTACGGCCCGGCAGGCGCATCCCGCCCCAGCGGGCCCGACACGCGCCGGCGTACGCCACCCCCCCGGCCGCTCAGCCCCGCCGCGTCGTCCGTGGCGTCCGCGTCGTGCCCTGTACGGCCAGGACGACGAGTCCGACCCCCAGCCACACCACGCCCACCACCTGCGCCGCCGCCGAGGCCTCCACGATGACCGCGATCAGGATTCCCGCGCCGACCACCGGGAGGACGATGTGCTTGAGCACGTTCGGCGGGCCCTCCGCCCTCCGTACCGCGAACCAGCCCACCACGCTCGCGTGCAGCAGGACGAAGGCGGTCAGCGCGCCGACGTCGACGACCGACACCAGGTGGTCGAGGCCGTCGTCCCGCCGGGCCGCCCACACCGCCGCGACCATCGTGACCGTCGCCGCCACGAGGAGCGCCACCCGCGGCACGCCCCCGTCCGTCCGGGCGAGCACGTGCGGCAGGCGCCGGTCGCGGCCCATCGCGAAGAGCAGCCGGCCGCCGGCCGCCTGTCCGGCGAGCGCGGCGAAGGCAGCGCCGATCGCCTTGGAGGCGGCCACGAGGTCGTGCAGCCAGCCGCCGACCGAGAGGTCGACCGCGTCGTAGAAGGCCGAGCCCTGCTTGCCGGGGTCCGCCGCGAGTTCGGCGGAGGAGACCGGTTCGAGGAGGGCGACCAGCCAGGACTGGGCGATGAACAGGACGCCCGCGAGGGCCAGGCAGAACAGCACCGCCCGCGCCACCTTCGCCGAGCCGCCGGTGACCTCCTCGGCGAAGGAGGCGATGGCGTCGAAGCCCAGGTAGGAGAGCACGGCCACCGACACGGCGCCGAGGACGGCCGAGAGCGAGAAGGACGCGTCGCCGGTGAGCGGCGACCACCAGTCGCGCTGTGCCCCGTCCCGTACGAGCACCACCACGGCCGAGACGACGAAGACGAGCAGGACGACGATCTCCATCGCGAGCACCGCGAAGCCGACGCGCGCGGCGGCCCGTACGCCCCACAGGTTGAGGAGCGTGGTGACGACGACGGCGATCCCCGTCCACACCCACCGGTCCACCTCGGGGACGAGCGCCTCCATGGCGATGCCCGCGAAGAGGTACGCGACGGCCGGGATGAGCAGGTAGTCGAGCATCGCCATCCAGCCGGCGATGAATCCCGGCCCTTCTCCGAGGCCCTTGCTCGCGTACGTGAAGACGGATCCGGCCTGTGGTGCGACCCGGACCATCTGCGCGTAGCTGAACGCCGTGAACGCCATGGCGACGGTGGCCACGAGGTACACCAGTGCGACCGCGCCGCGGGACTTGGCGTCGAGCGTGCCGAAGACGCCCACGGGCGCCATCGGGGCGATGAAGAGCAGTCCGTAGACGACCAGGTCGCGGAACCCGAGGTTCCGTCGA contains:
- a CDS encoding APC family permease; protein product: MAEESQVTARGEDAEHTGLRRNLGFRDLVVYGLLFIAPMAPVGVFGTLDAKSRGAVALVYLVATVAMAFTAFSYAQMVRVAPQAGSVFTYASKGLGEGPGFIAGWMAMLDYLLIPAVAYLFAGIAMEALVPEVDRWVWTGIAVVVTTLLNLWGVRAAARVGFAVLAMEIVVLLVFVVSAVVVLVRDGAQRDWWSPLTGDASFSLSAVLGAVSVAVLSYLGFDAIASFAEEVTGGSAKVARAVLFCLALAGVLFIAQSWLVALLEPVSSAELAADPGKQGSAFYDAVDLSVGGWLHDLVAASKAIGAAFAALAGQAAGGRLLFAMGRDRRLPHVLARTDGGVPRVALLVAATVTMVAAVWAARRDDGLDHLVSVVDVGALTAFVLLHASVVGWFAVRRAEGPPNVLKHIVLPVVGAGILIAVIVEASAAAQVVGVVWLGVGLVVLAVQGTTRTPRTTRRG
- the glpX gene encoding class II fructose-bisphosphatase, with amino-acid sequence MTEQQNLPPELVVSPEAPDRNLALELVRVTEAAAMAAGRWVGRGDKIGADGAAVNAMRTLISTVSMNGVVVIGEGEKDEAPMLFNGERVGDGTGAEVDIAVDPIDGTTLNAKGMPNAIAVLAAADRGTMFDPSAVFYMDKLVTGPEAADFVDINAPVSVNIRRVAKAKNSSPEDITVVILDRPRHEGIVKEIRETGARIKFISDGDVAGSIMAVREGTGVDMLMGVGGTPEGIISACAIKCLGGVIQGKLWPKDEAERQKAIDAGHDLDRVLSTNDLVGGDNVFFVATGITDGELLRGVRYRAETATTQSLVMRSKSGTIRQIDSTHRLSKLRAYSKIDFDRAK
- a CDS encoding exodeoxyribonuclease VII small subunit — protein: MAAGTDADAGTGTESGAGTATATAADEAALGYEQARDELIEVVRRLEAGGTSLEESLALWERGEELAKVCRRRLEGARARLDASLAAERATEEAE
- a CDS encoding allene oxide cyclase barrel-like domain-containing protein yields the protein MSRSFRRIGVLGVCTAAAVAFGAVAPVAADNGSGFEFTLYAKEVPAPGGASSGPPSKVGETFTFADDLSKTKGGENVGRDGVFCAVVRVSGKTVETNCVGTFELDGGPGGQLTGQALTTFDTSAGVPAAFDLAVTGGTGDFKNARGYIRSTPDGDYQRMDFHINAR
- the xseA gene encoding exodeoxyribonuclease VII large subunit, with translation MALTTSAEAPLPVGEVSRLIGGWIDRLGAIWVEGQITQLSRRPGAGVVFLTLRDPSHDISIGVTCYRQVFDAVADVVSEGARVVVRAKPEWYAPRGQLSLRAVEIKPVGIGELLARLEQLKRSLAAEGLFALDRKKPLPFLPHRIGLVCGRASAAERDVLENARRRWPAVAFEVRNVAVQGVKAVPQVVQAVKELDAHQDVDVIIVARGGGSVEDLLPFSDEQLVRAVADCRTPVVSAIGHEPDSPLLDLVADLRASTPTDAAKKVVPDVGEELDRVRGLRDRALRTVRGLLDREERGLAHALARPVMEHPQRMVEVREDEVAALLARSRRVLGHLLDRADSELSHTRARVRALSPAATMERGYAVLQRVDGTVVRAPEEVAEGEELRARVAEGEFAVRRLAD
- a CDS encoding WhiB family transcriptional regulator, encoding MLQPPHQPLQVAAVPPQRAPAREDEAGPWHAEAVCRRDEAGLFFAPSKEPTAARLAREAAAKRVCGRCPVMVECREHALIQPEPYGVWGGLTAAERRVALARRRRREVELRKAAATERIAQAG
- a CDS encoding DUF1707 SHOCT-like domain-containing protein produces the protein MDLEKKPEPEQQPQPQRQASPAESAPAETDFADPQGSLRASDADRDRIADILRDALAEGRLDAEEHSDRIDAVYRAKTVGELEPIVRDLPGARTHQESAPAYAYGPDDAEGPADNLVAIFSSTTRKGRWRVSRRTNAFALFGNVEIDLTEAIFAQRLTTINATSIFGNVEVRVPENISLRGSGSGIFGNFEVVTLEGVDPQAPVVVINGYSVFGNVEARPKRGKWITDLQDRLRKHLGH
- a CDS encoding DUF4245 domain-containing protein — encoded protein: MVRVAGMRGRQTVRGMFQSLGVILVAAGVMYLFIPHDESAEPVKAKDYRVELLTAQRAAPYPVLAPEGLGDGWKATVVSYKREKANAWQLGFLSPDTQYVAIHQSTAAPGTFVPEVTQRAKNTGKTETVAGQVWQRWEGPKYDALVRTEDGATTVVTGTASFERLAEMAGSLRSKQA
- a CDS encoding fumarate hydratase — encoded protein: MPEFAYSDLLPLGEDTTPYRLVTSEGVSTFEADGRTFLKVEPEALRTLAAEAIHDIQHFLRPAHLAQLRRIIDDPEASSNDKFVALDLLKNANIAAAGVLPMCQDTGTAIVMGKRGQNVLTPGRDEEALSKGIYDAYTKLNLRYSQMAPVTMWEEKNTGSNLPAQIELYATDGGAYKFLFMAKGGGSANKSFLYQETKAVLNEASMMKFLEEKIRSLGTAACPPYHLAIVVGGTSAEFALKTAKYASAHYLDELPSEGSAETGHGFRDKELEEKVFELTQKIGIGAQFGGKYFCHDVRVVRLPRHGASLPVAIAVSCSADRQAVAKITAEGVFLEQLETDPARFLPETEDSHLDEASDVVKIDLNQPMDDILAELTKYPVKTRLSLNGPLVVARDIAHAKIKERLDAGEEMPQYLKDHPVYYAGPAKTPEGYASGSFGPTTAGRMDSYVEQFQAAGGSKVMLAKGNRSKQVTDACDAHGGFYLGSIGGPAARLAQDCIKKVEVVEYEELGMEAVWKIEVEDFPAFIVVDDKGNDFFQNPAPEPTFTHIPVRGPGLG
- a CDS encoding malonic semialdehyde reductase: MSLALDPAAQDLLFREARTANTFTDEPVTDEQVQAIYDLVKFGPTAFNQNPLRITLVRSPEARERLVKHMAEGNQPKTATAPLVAILSADNEFHEEIPALLPHFPQAKDMFFSERPVRERSAVLNAALQAAYFIVGIRAAGLAAGPMTGLDFAGLQKEFLDDDHTPLMVVNIGKPGEDAWFPRSPRLSYDEVVTTV